A stretch of the Pseudorasbora parva isolate DD20220531a chromosome 13, ASM2467924v1, whole genome shotgun sequence genome encodes the following:
- the LOC137038366 gene encoding tripartite motif-containing protein 16-like produces MVALMMSLKQLSWIYCTCLVLATLAVVNAQEALQPKPDKLQVLNENTKGNTTYPDPDPKTRKDLLRNSLRINPDQNTAYKRLSLSEGNREITYTDTDQPYPDHPDRFDYPQVLCNESVSGRSYWEVEWSGFGVLISVAYQSISRKGGGPECLFGGNDQSWSLFCAPDSYAFWHNTTQTDLPVKPLSSGDNRVGVYVDHSAGTLSFYSVSGDSMILIHSIQTRFTQPLSPGFAVGPESSVKLC; encoded by the exons ATGGTGGCACTTATGATGTCCCTGAAGCAGCTGAGTTGGATCTACTGTACATGTTTAGTGTTGGCAACCCTAGCTGTGGTGAATGCACAG GAAGCCCTACAACCCAAACCTGATAAGCTTCAAGTTTTAAATGAAAACACCAAAGGAAACACAACATATCCAG ACCCTGATCCCAAGACCAGGAAAGACTTACTAAGAA ATTCACTTCGGATCAATCCGGACCAGAACACAGCGTATAAACGCCTCAGTCTGTCTGAGGGGAACAGAGAGATTACATACACGGACACAGATCAGCCGTATCCGGATCATCCGGATAGATTTGATTATCCTCAGGTGTTGTGTAATGAGAGTGTGAGTGGACGCTCTTACTGGGAGGTGGAGTGGAGTGGGTTTGGTGTGTTAATATCAGTGGCATATCAGAGCATCAGCAGGAAGGGAGGGGGTCCTGAGTGTCTGTTTGGAGGTAATGATCAGTCCTGGAGTTTGTTCTGCGCTCCTGACAGTTACGCATTCTGGCACAATACCACACAGACTGATCTCCCTGTAAAGCCCCTCAGCAGTGGAGATAATAGAGTAGGAGTGTATGTGGATCACAGTGCAGGAACTCTGTCCTTCTACAGCGTCTCTGGAGACTCAATGATCCTCATCCACTCAATCCAGACCAGATTCACTCAGCCACTCTCTCCTGGGTTTGCTGTTGGTCCTGAATCATCAGTGAAACTGTGTTGA